From a single Populus trichocarpa isolate Nisqually-1 chromosome 17, P.trichocarpa_v4.1, whole genome shotgun sequence genomic region:
- the LOC18106558 gene encoding SUPPRESSOR OF ABI3-5 isoform X6, with product MDAVHDRDGYHSIDNYRDHKFDRASRFGEHDRDDYAYDDYDYKSRTSYQKRGDSRERDYEYGRRSYDSDYERGSRRDGNWRRHESHDRECDKRALSQEKSQSPHRWHERSQSRGYDDRPRSRSPRSRSHSRSQREDSYDDGRHERNERRRDREDKRHPGHYDMAPSATVVVKGLSQKTTDEDLYQILAEWGPLRHVRVIKERNSGISRGFAFIDFPSVGAACAMMDRIGDDGLVVDDRKLFFEYSSKPTGGSGGPFGQDKSGQHRKITVPSDWMCTICGCINFARRTSCFQCNEPRADDAPPADIALSNPPSLGKKGFEAGPTHVLVVRGLDDNADEEMLRYEFSKHAPIKDLRLVRDKFTHVSRGFAFVHFHSVEDATKALDATIGTTLEKNGQILRVAYAKSILGPGASGPSQSSSLAAAAIEAAAFSQQYDAAGWAPKEYNPDDNQSAGGQEQAGGEITVQKDGSAPQSGFVWDEASGYYYDAASGFYFDGNTGLYYDGNQGVWYSYDQQTQQYIPFTDNNDNKASSNQSENSKSSDGSSNRKVVISAPAATITSTEKAASLPDAVQAAASAALAAEKKEKEKAKEIKLASKSSILANKKKMNNVLTMWKQRSHEGQTTRVALDDSHPSTPADDRSFSVGQSTKSKFKSDTTTTKKSSMSSSGVVTAPSAQTNGLESSVKPRPVSNSSGGTLMGVIRGSGRGVVKSDTSYSGPSAGVSTSNAAVPLTMAGSSTNADTSSFATPFRTDVSALGSYTPPVAAGSGKRRFSEMPLPSAATHKEQPQNSYRDRAAERRSLYGSSSVGDDLPDADPHRDSAFKRSTLDPMPFPPGVGGGRVIGDAQSYEVITADKALGESNVGNRMLRNMGWQEGSGLGKDGGGMVEPVQAQAIDRRAGLGSQQKKLDPSLEVQAGDSYKTLIQKKALARFREM from the exons ATGGATGCTGTTCATGATCGGGATGGCTACCATAGCATCGACAACTACCGTGATCATAAATTTGACAGGGCTTCTAGGTTTGGGGAACATGACCGTGATGATTATGCATATGATGATTATGACTATAAGTCACGTACTTCCTATCAGAAACGGGGGGATAGCCGTGAGAGGGATTATGAATATGGTCGCCGTAGTTATGATTCTGATTATGAAAGAGGCAGCAGGAGAGATGGCAATTGGAGGAGGCATGAATCCCATGATCGAGAATGTGATAAGAGAGCTTTGAGTCAGGAAAAATCTCAGAGTCCACATAGATGGCATGAACGATCTCAGTCTCGTGGATATGATGATCGTCCTAGATCCAGGTCCCCTCGAAGTCGAAGTCATAGCCGAAGTCAACGGGAGGACAGCTATGATGATGGCAGACATGAGAGGAATGAAAGGAGGAGGGACCGTGAAGACAAGCGTCACCCTGGTCATTATGACATG GCTCCATCCGCAACTGTTGTTGTGAAAGGTCTCTCACAGAAGACGACTGATGAAGATCTTTACCAGATACTT GCTGAGTGGGGGCCGCTTCGCCATGTTCGTGTGATCAAAGAGAGGAATTCTGGCATCTCCCGTGGATTTGCGTTTATTGATTTTCCTTCTGTG GGAGCAGCATGTGCAATGATGGATAGGATTGGGGATGATGGTCTTGTTGTTGATGACAGAAAGCTTTTCTTTGAGTACAG CAGTAAGCCAACTGGGGGGTCAGGTGGACCTTTTGGTCAAGATAAATCTGGTCAGCACAGAAAAATCACAGTGCCATCTGATTGGATGTGCACCATTTGTGGCTGTATCAATTTTGCAAGGCGTACATCCTGCTTTCAG TGCAATGAGCCACGAGCTGATGATGCACCACCAGCAGATATAGCTTTATCAAATCCACCATCCTTAGGAAAGAAAGGATTTGAGGCAG GTCCAACTCATGTTTTGGTAGTTCGTGGATTGGATGATAATGCGGATGAGGAGATGCTTCGCTATGAATTTTCCAAACATGCTCCAATAAAG GATCTTCGACTGGTTAGAGATAAGTTTACTCATGTTTCAAGGGGATTTGCGTTTGTACATTTCCATTCG GTTGAGGATGCTACTAAAGCCCTTGATGCGACCATTGGAACCACTCTTGAGAAGAATGGGCAGATCTTACGAGTGGCTTATGCAAAGAGCATTCTTGGCCCAGGGGCATCAGGACCGTCACAGTCAAGCAGCTTAGCAGCAGCTGCAATTGAGGCAGCGGCATTTTCCCAACAG TATGATGCTGCTGGATGGGCACCCAAGGAATATAACCCAGATGACAATCAATCTGCTGGTGGGCAGGAGCAAGCCGGTGGGGAGATTACAGTTCAAAAGGATGGTTCTGCACCACAATCTGGTTTTGTGTGGGATGAAGCATCTGGTTATTACTATGATGCTGCTTCGGGCTTCTACTTTGATGGAAATACAG GTCTTTATTATGATGGCAATCAAGGGGTTTGGTACTCTTATGACCAGCAAACTCAGCAGTACATCCCTTTCACAGATAACAATGACAATAAAGCATCTAGTAATCAGTCTGAGAATTCCAAGTCATCTGACGGTTCCAGTAACAGAAAAGTAGTAATTTCTGCTCCAGCTGCTACAATTACATCCACAGAGAAGGCTGCCTCATTACCTGATGCTGTCCAGGCTGCTGCTTCAGCAGCATTAGCtgcagagaaaaaagagaaggagaaagcaAAAGAGATAAAACTTGCTTCAAAGAGCAGTATTTTGgctaacaagaagaaaatgaacaatGTATTAACAATGTGGAAGCAAAGGAGTCATGAAGGACAGACTACCCGTGTGGCTCTTGATGATAGTCATCCATCTACTCCAGCTGATGACAGGTCGTTTTCAGTTGGGCAATCCACGAAGAGCAAGTTTAAATCTGATACAACAACCACAAAGAAGAGCTCTATGTCCAGTTCAGGAGTAGTCACAGCTCCATCTGCCCAAACTAATGGTTTGGAGTCTTCAGTCAAGCCAAGACCTGTGAGCAACAGCTCAGGAGGGACTTTGATGGGGGTTATAAGGGGTTCTGGACGAGGTGTTGTGAAGTCTGATACTTCATATTCTGGACCATCTGCTGGTGTTTCTACATCCAATGCTGCTGTACCTCTAACCATGGCAGGTTCATCAACAAATGCAGATACATCTTCTTTTGCAACTCCTTTTAGGACAGATGTATCTGCATTGGGCTCTTACACACCACCTGTGGCTGCTGGGAGTGGCAAGAGGAGATTTTCTGAAATGCCTCTACCATCTGCTGCTACTCACAAGGAGCAACCACAAAATTCCTACAGGGATCGTGCAGCTGAAAGGAGGAGCTTGTATGGTTCTTCTTCTGTTGGAGACGATTTGCCTGATGCGGATCCTC ATCGGGATTCTGCATTCAAAAGGAGTACTTTGGATCCAATGCCTTTCCCCCCTGGTGTTGGAGGAGGACGTGTGATTGGAGATGCTCAGAGTTATGAGGTGATTACAGCAGACAAGGCACTTGGTGAGAGCAATGTAGGCAATCGAATGCTTCGCAATATGGGCTGGCAAGAGGGCTCG GGGCTGGGGAAGGATGGCGGTGGAATGGTTGAACCAGTTCAAGCACAAGCCATAGATAGGAGAGCAGGACTTGGGAGTCAGCAGAAGAAGTTGGATCCTAGTCTTGAGGTGCAGGCTGGGGATAGTTACAAAACACTGATTCAAAAGAAGGCTCTTGCTAGGTTCCGGGAGATGTAG
- the LOC18106558 gene encoding SUPPRESSOR OF ABI3-5 isoform X1 yields MDPGRYGLQQGWDNNSALEGYGAVHEPNYRRVGGSYNNRRFINDRYSRDNVYPRNAFHRDILERENYPPPAVDVWPQSRRRSYEEEYPIEKESRRHERQNFDSYHDMDAVHDRDGYHSIDNYRDHKFDRASRFGEHDRDDYAYDDYDYKSRTSYQKRGDSRERDYEYGRRSYDSDYERGSRRDGNWRRHESHDRECDKRALSQEKSQSPHRWHERSQSRGYDDRPRSRSPRSRSHSRSQREDSYDDGRHERNERRRDREDKRHPGHYDMAPSATVVVKGLSQKTTDEDLYQILAEWGPLRHVRVIKERNSGISRGFAFIDFPSVGAACAMMDRIGDDGLVVDDRKLFFEYSSKPTGGSGGPFGQDKSGQHRKITVPSDWMCTICGCINFARRTSCFQCNEPRADDAPPADIALSNPPSLGKKGFEAGPTHVLVVRGLDDNADEEMLRYEFSKHAPIKDLRLVRDKFTHVSRGFAFVHFHSVEDATKALDATIGTTLEKNGQILRVAYAKSILGPGASGPSQSSSLAAAAIEAAAFSQQYDAAGWAPKEYNPDDNQSAGGQEQAGGEITVQKDGSAPQSGFVWDEASGYYYDAASGFYFDGNTGLYYDGNQGVWYSYDQQTQQYIPFTDNNDNKASSNQSENSKSSDGSSNRKVVISAPAATITSTEKAASLPDAVQAAASAALAAEKKEKEKAKEIKLASKSSILANKKKMNNVLTMWKQRSHEGQTTRVALDDSHPSTPADDRSFSVGQSTKSKFKSDTTTTKKSSMSSSGVVTAPSAQTNGLESSVKPRPVSNSSGGTLMGVIRGSGRGVVKSDTSYSGPSAGVSTSNAAVPLTMAGSSTNADTSSFATPFRTDVSALGSYTPPVAAGSGKRRFSEMPLPSAATHKEQPQNSYRDRAAERRSLYGSSSVGDDLPDADPHRDSAFKRSTLDPMPFPPGVGGGRVIGDAQSYEVITADKALGESNVGNRMLRNMGWQEGSGLGKDGGGMVEPVQAQAIDRRAGLGSQQKKLDPSLEVQAGDSYKTLIQKKALARFREM; encoded by the exons ATGGATCCTGGTCGCTATGGCCTTCAGCAAGGATGGGATAATAACAGC GCTCTGGAGGGGTATGGTGCTGTCCATGAGCCTAACTACCG cagGGTTGGTGGTTCATATAATAATAGGAGGTTTATCAATGACCGGTATTCAAGGGATAATGTCTACCCAAGAAATGCCTTCCACAGGGACATTCTAGAGAGGGAGAATTATCCCCCTCCTGCTGTTGATGTTTGGCCCCAATCAAGAAGGAGAAGTTATGAAGAAGAATACCCCATCGAGAAGGAGTCTAGGAGACATGAGAGACAGAACTTTGATTCTTATCATGATATGGATGCTGTTCATGATCGGGATGGCTACCATAGCATCGACAACTACCGTGATCATAAATTTGACAGGGCTTCTAGGTTTGGGGAACATGACCGTGATGATTATGCATATGATGATTATGACTATAAGTCACGTACTTCCTATCAGAAACGGGGGGATAGCCGTGAGAGGGATTATGAATATGGTCGCCGTAGTTATGATTCTGATTATGAAAGAGGCAGCAGGAGAGATGGCAATTGGAGGAGGCATGAATCCCATGATCGAGAATGTGATAAGAGAGCTTTGAGTCAGGAAAAATCTCAGAGTCCACATAGATGGCATGAACGATCTCAGTCTCGTGGATATGATGATCGTCCTAGATCCAGGTCCCCTCGAAGTCGAAGTCATAGCCGAAGTCAACGGGAGGACAGCTATGATGATGGCAGACATGAGAGGAATGAAAGGAGGAGGGACCGTGAAGACAAGCGTCACCCTGGTCATTATGACATG GCTCCATCCGCAACTGTTGTTGTGAAAGGTCTCTCACAGAAGACGACTGATGAAGATCTTTACCAGATACTT GCTGAGTGGGGGCCGCTTCGCCATGTTCGTGTGATCAAAGAGAGGAATTCTGGCATCTCCCGTGGATTTGCGTTTATTGATTTTCCTTCTGTG GGAGCAGCATGTGCAATGATGGATAGGATTGGGGATGATGGTCTTGTTGTTGATGACAGAAAGCTTTTCTTTGAGTACAG CAGTAAGCCAACTGGGGGGTCAGGTGGACCTTTTGGTCAAGATAAATCTGGTCAGCACAGAAAAATCACAGTGCCATCTGATTGGATGTGCACCATTTGTGGCTGTATCAATTTTGCAAGGCGTACATCCTGCTTTCAG TGCAATGAGCCACGAGCTGATGATGCACCACCAGCAGATATAGCTTTATCAAATCCACCATCCTTAGGAAAGAAAGGATTTGAGGCAG GTCCAACTCATGTTTTGGTAGTTCGTGGATTGGATGATAATGCGGATGAGGAGATGCTTCGCTATGAATTTTCCAAACATGCTCCAATAAAG GATCTTCGACTGGTTAGAGATAAGTTTACTCATGTTTCAAGGGGATTTGCGTTTGTACATTTCCATTCG GTTGAGGATGCTACTAAAGCCCTTGATGCGACCATTGGAACCACTCTTGAGAAGAATGGGCAGATCTTACGAGTGGCTTATGCAAAGAGCATTCTTGGCCCAGGGGCATCAGGACCGTCACAGTCAAGCAGCTTAGCAGCAGCTGCAATTGAGGCAGCGGCATTTTCCCAACAG TATGATGCTGCTGGATGGGCACCCAAGGAATATAACCCAGATGACAATCAATCTGCTGGTGGGCAGGAGCAAGCCGGTGGGGAGATTACAGTTCAAAAGGATGGTTCTGCACCACAATCTGGTTTTGTGTGGGATGAAGCATCTGGTTATTACTATGATGCTGCTTCGGGCTTCTACTTTGATGGAAATACAG GTCTTTATTATGATGGCAATCAAGGGGTTTGGTACTCTTATGACCAGCAAACTCAGCAGTACATCCCTTTCACAGATAACAATGACAATAAAGCATCTAGTAATCAGTCTGAGAATTCCAAGTCATCTGACGGTTCCAGTAACAGAAAAGTAGTAATTTCTGCTCCAGCTGCTACAATTACATCCACAGAGAAGGCTGCCTCATTACCTGATGCTGTCCAGGCTGCTGCTTCAGCAGCATTAGCtgcagagaaaaaagagaaggagaaagcaAAAGAGATAAAACTTGCTTCAAAGAGCAGTATTTTGgctaacaagaagaaaatgaacaatGTATTAACAATGTGGAAGCAAAGGAGTCATGAAGGACAGACTACCCGTGTGGCTCTTGATGATAGTCATCCATCTACTCCAGCTGATGACAGGTCGTTTTCAGTTGGGCAATCCACGAAGAGCAAGTTTAAATCTGATACAACAACCACAAAGAAGAGCTCTATGTCCAGTTCAGGAGTAGTCACAGCTCCATCTGCCCAAACTAATGGTTTGGAGTCTTCAGTCAAGCCAAGACCTGTGAGCAACAGCTCAGGAGGGACTTTGATGGGGGTTATAAGGGGTTCTGGACGAGGTGTTGTGAAGTCTGATACTTCATATTCTGGACCATCTGCTGGTGTTTCTACATCCAATGCTGCTGTACCTCTAACCATGGCAGGTTCATCAACAAATGCAGATACATCTTCTTTTGCAACTCCTTTTAGGACAGATGTATCTGCATTGGGCTCTTACACACCACCTGTGGCTGCTGGGAGTGGCAAGAGGAGATTTTCTGAAATGCCTCTACCATCTGCTGCTACTCACAAGGAGCAACCACAAAATTCCTACAGGGATCGTGCAGCTGAAAGGAGGAGCTTGTATGGTTCTTCTTCTGTTGGAGACGATTTGCCTGATGCGGATCCTC ATCGGGATTCTGCATTCAAAAGGAGTACTTTGGATCCAATGCCTTTCCCCCCTGGTGTTGGAGGAGGACGTGTGATTGGAGATGCTCAGAGTTATGAGGTGATTACAGCAGACAAGGCACTTGGTGAGAGCAATGTAGGCAATCGAATGCTTCGCAATATGGGCTGGCAAGAGGGCTCG GGGCTGGGGAAGGATGGCGGTGGAATGGTTGAACCAGTTCAAGCACAAGCCATAGATAGGAGAGCAGGACTTGGGAGTCAGCAGAAGAAGTTGGATCCTAGTCTTGAGGTGCAGGCTGGGGATAGTTACAAAACACTGATTCAAAAGAAGGCTCTTGCTAGGTTCCGGGAGATGTAG
- the LOC18106558 gene encoding SUPPRESSOR OF ABI3-5 isoform X3: MDPGRYGLQQGWDNNSALEGYGAVHEPNYRVGGSYNNRRFINDRYSRDNVYPRNAFHRDILERENYPPPAVDVWPQSRRRSYEEEYPIEKESRRHERQNFDSYHDMDAVHDRDGYHSIDNYRDHKFDRASRFGEHDRDDYAYDDYDYKSRTSYQKRGDSRERDYEYGRRSYDSDYERGSRRDGNWRRHESHDRECDKRALSQEKSQSPHRWHERSQSRGYDDRPRSRSPRSRSHSRSQREDSYDDGRHERNERRRDREDKRHPGHYDMAPSATVVVKGLSQKTTDEDLYQILAEWGPLRHVRVIKERNSGISRGFAFIDFPSVGAACAMMDRIGDDGLVVDDRKLFFEYSSKPTGGSGGPFGQDKSGQHRKITVPSDWMCTICGCINFARRTSCFQCNEPRADDAPPADIALSNPPSLGKKGFEAGPTHVLVVRGLDDNADEEMLRYEFSKHAPIKDLRLVRDKFTHVSRGFAFVHFHSVEDATKALDATIGTTLEKNGQILRVAYAKSILGPGASGPSQSSSLAAAAIEAAAFSQQYDAAGWAPKEYNPDDNQSAGGQEQAGGEITVQKDGSAPQSGFVWDEASGYYYDAASGFYFDGNTGLYYDGNQGVWYSYDQQTQQYIPFTDNNDNKASSNQSENSKSSDGSSNRKVVISAPAATITSTEKAASLPDAVQAAASAALAAEKKEKEKAKEIKLASKSSILANKKKMNNVLTMWKQRSHEGQTTRVALDDSHPSTPADDRSFSVGQSTKSKFKSDTTTTKKSSMSSSGVVTAPSAQTNGLESSVKPRPVSNSSGGTLMGVIRGSGRGVVKSDTSYSGPSAGVSTSNAAVPLTMAGSSTNADTSSFATPFRTDVSALGSYTPPVAAGSGKRRFSEMPLPSAATHKEQPQNSYRDRAAERRSLYGSSSVGDDLPDADPHRDSAFKRSTLDPMPFPPGVGGGRVIGDAQSYEVITADKALGESNVGNRMLRNMGWQEGSGLGKDGGGMVEPVQAQAIDRRAGLGSQQKKLDPSLEVQAGDSYKTLIQKKALARFREM, from the exons ATGGATCCTGGTCGCTATGGCCTTCAGCAAGGATGGGATAATAACAGC GCTCTGGAGGGGTATGGTGCTGTCCATGAGCCTAACTACCG GGTTGGTGGTTCATATAATAATAGGAGGTTTATCAATGACCGGTATTCAAGGGATAATGTCTACCCAAGAAATGCCTTCCACAGGGACATTCTAGAGAGGGAGAATTATCCCCCTCCTGCTGTTGATGTTTGGCCCCAATCAAGAAGGAGAAGTTATGAAGAAGAATACCCCATCGAGAAGGAGTCTAGGAGACATGAGAGACAGAACTTTGATTCTTATCATGATATGGATGCTGTTCATGATCGGGATGGCTACCATAGCATCGACAACTACCGTGATCATAAATTTGACAGGGCTTCTAGGTTTGGGGAACATGACCGTGATGATTATGCATATGATGATTATGACTATAAGTCACGTACTTCCTATCAGAAACGGGGGGATAGCCGTGAGAGGGATTATGAATATGGTCGCCGTAGTTATGATTCTGATTATGAAAGAGGCAGCAGGAGAGATGGCAATTGGAGGAGGCATGAATCCCATGATCGAGAATGTGATAAGAGAGCTTTGAGTCAGGAAAAATCTCAGAGTCCACATAGATGGCATGAACGATCTCAGTCTCGTGGATATGATGATCGTCCTAGATCCAGGTCCCCTCGAAGTCGAAGTCATAGCCGAAGTCAACGGGAGGACAGCTATGATGATGGCAGACATGAGAGGAATGAAAGGAGGAGGGACCGTGAAGACAAGCGTCACCCTGGTCATTATGACATG GCTCCATCCGCAACTGTTGTTGTGAAAGGTCTCTCACAGAAGACGACTGATGAAGATCTTTACCAGATACTT GCTGAGTGGGGGCCGCTTCGCCATGTTCGTGTGATCAAAGAGAGGAATTCTGGCATCTCCCGTGGATTTGCGTTTATTGATTTTCCTTCTGTG GGAGCAGCATGTGCAATGATGGATAGGATTGGGGATGATGGTCTTGTTGTTGATGACAGAAAGCTTTTCTTTGAGTACAG CAGTAAGCCAACTGGGGGGTCAGGTGGACCTTTTGGTCAAGATAAATCTGGTCAGCACAGAAAAATCACAGTGCCATCTGATTGGATGTGCACCATTTGTGGCTGTATCAATTTTGCAAGGCGTACATCCTGCTTTCAG TGCAATGAGCCACGAGCTGATGATGCACCACCAGCAGATATAGCTTTATCAAATCCACCATCCTTAGGAAAGAAAGGATTTGAGGCAG GTCCAACTCATGTTTTGGTAGTTCGTGGATTGGATGATAATGCGGATGAGGAGATGCTTCGCTATGAATTTTCCAAACATGCTCCAATAAAG GATCTTCGACTGGTTAGAGATAAGTTTACTCATGTTTCAAGGGGATTTGCGTTTGTACATTTCCATTCG GTTGAGGATGCTACTAAAGCCCTTGATGCGACCATTGGAACCACTCTTGAGAAGAATGGGCAGATCTTACGAGTGGCTTATGCAAAGAGCATTCTTGGCCCAGGGGCATCAGGACCGTCACAGTCAAGCAGCTTAGCAGCAGCTGCAATTGAGGCAGCGGCATTTTCCCAACAG TATGATGCTGCTGGATGGGCACCCAAGGAATATAACCCAGATGACAATCAATCTGCTGGTGGGCAGGAGCAAGCCGGTGGGGAGATTACAGTTCAAAAGGATGGTTCTGCACCACAATCTGGTTTTGTGTGGGATGAAGCATCTGGTTATTACTATGATGCTGCTTCGGGCTTCTACTTTGATGGAAATACAG GTCTTTATTATGATGGCAATCAAGGGGTTTGGTACTCTTATGACCAGCAAACTCAGCAGTACATCCCTTTCACAGATAACAATGACAATAAAGCATCTAGTAATCAGTCTGAGAATTCCAAGTCATCTGACGGTTCCAGTAACAGAAAAGTAGTAATTTCTGCTCCAGCTGCTACAATTACATCCACAGAGAAGGCTGCCTCATTACCTGATGCTGTCCAGGCTGCTGCTTCAGCAGCATTAGCtgcagagaaaaaagagaaggagaaagcaAAAGAGATAAAACTTGCTTCAAAGAGCAGTATTTTGgctaacaagaagaaaatgaacaatGTATTAACAATGTGGAAGCAAAGGAGTCATGAAGGACAGACTACCCGTGTGGCTCTTGATGATAGTCATCCATCTACTCCAGCTGATGACAGGTCGTTTTCAGTTGGGCAATCCACGAAGAGCAAGTTTAAATCTGATACAACAACCACAAAGAAGAGCTCTATGTCCAGTTCAGGAGTAGTCACAGCTCCATCTGCCCAAACTAATGGTTTGGAGTCTTCAGTCAAGCCAAGACCTGTGAGCAACAGCTCAGGAGGGACTTTGATGGGGGTTATAAGGGGTTCTGGACGAGGTGTTGTGAAGTCTGATACTTCATATTCTGGACCATCTGCTGGTGTTTCTACATCCAATGCTGCTGTACCTCTAACCATGGCAGGTTCATCAACAAATGCAGATACATCTTCTTTTGCAACTCCTTTTAGGACAGATGTATCTGCATTGGGCTCTTACACACCACCTGTGGCTGCTGGGAGTGGCAAGAGGAGATTTTCTGAAATGCCTCTACCATCTGCTGCTACTCACAAGGAGCAACCACAAAATTCCTACAGGGATCGTGCAGCTGAAAGGAGGAGCTTGTATGGTTCTTCTTCTGTTGGAGACGATTTGCCTGATGCGGATCCTC ATCGGGATTCTGCATTCAAAAGGAGTACTTTGGATCCAATGCCTTTCCCCCCTGGTGTTGGAGGAGGACGTGTGATTGGAGATGCTCAGAGTTATGAGGTGATTACAGCAGACAAGGCACTTGGTGAGAGCAATGTAGGCAATCGAATGCTTCGCAATATGGGCTGGCAAGAGGGCTCG GGGCTGGGGAAGGATGGCGGTGGAATGGTTGAACCAGTTCAAGCACAAGCCATAGATAGGAGAGCAGGACTTGGGAGTCAGCAGAAGAAGTTGGATCCTAGTCTTGAGGTGCAGGCTGGGGATAGTTACAAAACACTGATTCAAAAGAAGGCTCTTGCTAGGTTCCGGGAGATGTAG